From one Actinomyces sp. Marseille-P3109 genomic stretch:
- the panC gene encoding pantoate--beta-alanine ligase yields the protein MGRVSTESAPTPVPAPCSTGDAAVLTRSRAELAAALAAAPGPRAVVMTMGALHEGHFDLVREAARRVGPAGTVVVTIFVNPLQFAPTEDLDSYPRDLEGDLAGLTRTLAGTDGALGLGRLIVFAPTPEVIYPAGQPAVRIAPGPIATVLEGRTRPTHFAGVCQVVLTLMHLTAPRWALFGRKDAQQLAIIEAMVRDLAVPLEIVPVDIRRESDGLAMSSRNAYLSPEQRRQALALSRALRAGHDAAAQTSGARPDPAAIRRAALASLEAADGVEIDYVALVDPAGFEDLADAGLGLPRSEPVGEELPAVGLLAVAARVGTTRLIDNTLIDLRP from the coding sequence GTGGGGCGCGTGAGCACCGAATCCGCACCGACGCCTGTTCCCGCCCCCTGCTCAACCGGCGACGCAGCCGTCCTGACCCGCAGCCGCGCCGAGCTCGCCGCCGCCCTGGCCGCCGCCCCGGGCCCCCGCGCGGTCGTCATGACCATGGGCGCCCTCCACGAGGGGCACTTCGACCTCGTGCGCGAGGCCGCCCGCCGCGTCGGACCGGCCGGCACCGTCGTGGTCACCATCTTCGTCAACCCCCTCCAGTTCGCCCCCACCGAGGACCTCGACTCCTACCCGCGCGACCTCGAGGGCGACCTGGCCGGCCTGACCCGGACCCTCGCCGGCACCGACGGCGCCCTGGGCCTGGGACGGCTCATCGTCTTCGCCCCCACCCCGGAGGTCATCTACCCGGCCGGGCAGCCGGCGGTGCGCATCGCCCCCGGCCCCATCGCCACCGTCCTGGAGGGCCGTACCCGCCCCACCCACTTCGCCGGCGTGTGCCAGGTGGTGCTCACCCTCATGCACCTGACCGCGCCGCGCTGGGCGCTGTTCGGCCGCAAGGACGCCCAACAGCTCGCGATTATCGAGGCCATGGTGCGCGATCTCGCCGTCCCGCTGGAGATCGTGCCGGTCGACATCCGCCGCGAGAGCGACGGCCTGGCCATGAGCTCTCGTAACGCCTACCTCAGCCCAGAGCAGCGCCGCCAGGCCCTGGCCCTCTCACGCGCCCTCCGGGCCGGCCACGACGCCGCCGCTCAGACGTCCGGTGCCCGCCCCGACCCCGCCGCCATCCGCCGGGCCGCCCTGGCGTCCCTCGAGGCGGCCGACGGCGTCGAGATCGACTACGTGGCCCTCGTCGACCCCGCCGGCTTCGAGGACCTGGCCGACGCCGGGCTCGGCCTGCCGCGCAGCGAGCCGGTGGGGGAGGAGTTGCCCGCCGTGGGCCTGCTGGCCGTGGCCGCGCGCGTGGGAACCACCCGCCTCATCGACAACACCCTCATCGACCTGCGCCCCTAA
- a CDS encoding PH domain-containing protein, which translates to MSPSSWESRLEAARKAREETVEEGDPPAASRDLPQPENVTWHRVSVVTPLLEGWKVATGILAFVTVQNLDDFVRAYRFIREYGFSLGNQIGYYLLGFIALIVLWAGLGLLSWWRRAYAVDADGVYLRSGILSRKLRTARLPRIQSVDVVHPLLGRILGMGQLTVEVAGGRDSRIVIGFLTTRELQTLRDRILDLAAGQIDVPGPAPEDSAVRSSGAGCDTVSIDDVASTARPACATPEGTAGLGSTPAPMQRSTHLRASHFQEHPLYNVDAGILIGSLLRSVSTYMVLILPAALIVVGIVAYAIDHPPSGGMVAIVTSIITTVAGMVSLVWSRFNNAWNFQAAATPSGIRMRYGLTSDTSRTLPPGRVHGIGIAQPILWRGKDWWKVDVTVAGREDRPQDGQNQQTGNLLLPVGARDTALRALWLVVPDLGVPDPDTLLAQALTGRDDDGVGDPQAPAGSAARGFVRISRRGRIFRPLTWRRAAVILTDTCVIVRHGRWRRRVAVFPYERIQSLNVRQGPLARRRALASLQLDMVAYEVPTSITNLDAADAKALAARISERALRRSSAEQLDRWLARAVAATQPARSSER; encoded by the coding sequence GTGAGCCCCTCCAGCTGGGAGAGCAGGCTGGAGGCCGCCCGCAAGGCCAGGGAGGAGACCGTGGAGGAGGGCGATCCGCCTGCCGCCTCCCGGGACCTGCCCCAGCCCGAGAATGTCACCTGGCACCGGGTCAGCGTCGTCACGCCGCTGCTGGAGGGCTGGAAGGTCGCCACCGGCATCCTCGCCTTCGTCACGGTCCAGAACCTCGACGACTTCGTGCGCGCCTACCGCTTCATCCGCGAGTACGGATTCTCCCTGGGCAACCAGATCGGCTACTACCTCCTCGGATTCATCGCGCTCATCGTCCTGTGGGCGGGACTCGGTCTGCTCAGCTGGTGGCGGCGCGCCTACGCCGTGGACGCCGACGGCGTCTACCTGCGCTCGGGCATCCTCAGCCGCAAGCTCCGCACGGCCCGCCTGCCGCGCATCCAGTCCGTCGACGTCGTCCACCCCCTGCTCGGACGCATCCTCGGCATGGGCCAGCTGACCGTCGAGGTCGCCGGCGGCCGGGACTCGCGCATCGTCATCGGATTCCTCACCACCCGTGAGCTCCAGACCCTGCGCGACCGGATCCTCGACCTGGCCGCCGGACAGATCGACGTACCCGGACCCGCTCCGGAGGACAGTGCCGTCCGGTCGAGCGGAGCGGGCTGTGACACCGTGAGCATCGACGATGTCGCTTCCACCGCCCGGCCCGCGTGCGCCACCCCGGAGGGGACCGCGGGCTTGGGGAGCACCCCCGCCCCCATGCAGCGCTCCACACATCTGCGGGCCTCACACTTCCAAGAGCACCCGCTCTACAACGTCGACGCCGGTATCCTCATCGGCTCCCTGCTGCGCAGCGTCTCGACCTACATGGTCCTGATCCTGCCTGCCGCCCTGATCGTGGTCGGCATTGTCGCCTACGCCATCGATCACCCACCCAGCGGCGGGATGGTCGCGATCGTGACATCGATCATCACCACGGTCGCAGGCATGGTCTCCCTGGTGTGGTCCCGCTTCAACAACGCCTGGAACTTCCAGGCCGCCGCCACCCCCAGTGGCATCCGCATGCGCTACGGGCTCACCTCGGACACCTCGCGCACGCTCCCGCCCGGGCGGGTCCACGGCATCGGGATCGCTCAGCCGATCCTGTGGCGCGGCAAGGACTGGTGGAAGGTGGACGTCACCGTGGCCGGCCGCGAGGACCGGCCCCAGGACGGCCAGAACCAGCAGACCGGCAACCTGCTGCTACCCGTGGGCGCGCGCGACACCGCCCTGCGCGCGCTGTGGCTCGTGGTCCCCGACCTGGGCGTGCCCGACCCGGATACGCTGCTCGCCCAGGCCCTCACCGGCCGGGACGACGACGGCGTCGGAGACCCGCAGGCACCGGCCGGCTCGGCGGCCCGCGGCTTCGTGCGCATCAGCCGCCGCGGGCGCATCTTCCGCCCCCTGACCTGGAGACGCGCCGCCGTCATCCTCACCGACACCTGCGTCATCGTCCGCCACGGTCGCTGGCGGCGCAGAGTGGCCGTCTTCCCCTATGAGCGCATCCAGTCGCTCAACGTGCGGCAGGGCCCGCTGGCGCGCAGGCGGGCACTCGCCTCCCTCCAGCTCGACATGGTCGCCTACGAGGTCCCCACCTCGATCACCAACCTCGACGCCGCCGACGCCAAGGCGCTCGCCGCCCGGATCAGCGAGCGGGCGCTGCGCCGCTCCAGCGCGGAGCAGCTCGACCGGTGGCTCGCACGCGCCGTCGCCGCTACGCAGCCTGCCAGGTCCTCAGAGCGCTAA
- a CDS encoding lysine--tRNA ligase: MTDESTLSPDPTATDAPAGTESSKSPTSADQPKQPKADPGPGEQFEVRAGKRERLRGEGWDPYPVSVPVTTTIAAVREAYSHLEAGDETDDVVGVAGRVVFLRNTGRLCFATLQDGAGATLQAMLSAKALPSEGHTSLAAFKADVDLGDHLFVHGRVISSRRGELSVMAEPVLREGSEAATAGDDDVEVPAWRIASKALRPLPKTWTNEAGEAVTLSEEQRVRRRELDLLTRPAARDMVRTRAAVVRSIRENFFRRDYLELETPMLQVIHGGAAARPFITHMNAFDMDLYLRIATEIYLKRAVVGGVDRVFEINRNFRNEGADSSHSPEFTALEAYEAYSDYDGMAELTRNLVQQAARDAFGLPEGGEVVTLADGTEYDLSGQWDKIDLYTSVSEALGEEITVETPREQLVAHAERIGLEVDDYAVAGKVVEDIFEELVGNKLWAPTFVYDFPEDTSPLTRYHRSKPGLTEKWDLYVRGFETATAYSELADPVVQRERFEAQALAAAKGDPEAMVLDEDFLVAMEQGFPPSGGMGMGIDRLLMVLTGQGIRETITFPLVKRS; encoded by the coding sequence GTGACAGACGAGAGCACCCTCAGCCCCGACCCGACCGCCACCGACGCCCCTGCCGGCACCGAGTCCTCGAAGTCGCCGACGTCGGCGGACCAGCCCAAGCAGCCCAAGGCCGACCCGGGCCCGGGTGAGCAGTTCGAGGTCCGTGCCGGCAAGCGCGAGCGCCTGCGCGGCGAGGGCTGGGACCCCTACCCGGTCTCCGTGCCCGTCACCACCACGATTGCCGCCGTGCGCGAGGCCTACTCCCACCTCGAGGCCGGTGACGAGACCGACGACGTCGTCGGCGTGGCCGGGCGCGTCGTCTTCCTGCGCAACACCGGTCGCCTGTGCTTCGCCACCCTTCAGGACGGGGCCGGCGCCACTCTGCAGGCCATGCTCTCGGCCAAGGCACTGCCCTCCGAGGGCCACACCTCCCTGGCCGCCTTCAAGGCCGACGTCGACCTGGGTGACCACCTCTTCGTTCACGGCCGCGTCATCTCCTCGCGCCGCGGGGAGCTGTCCGTCATGGCCGAGCCCGTCCTGCGCGAGGGCTCCGAGGCCGCCACGGCCGGGGACGACGACGTCGAGGTCCCCGCCTGGCGGATCGCCTCCAAGGCCCTGCGCCCCCTGCCCAAGACCTGGACCAACGAGGCTGGCGAGGCGGTGACGCTCTCGGAGGAGCAGCGCGTGCGCCGTCGTGAGCTCGACCTGCTCACCCGGCCCGCCGCCCGCGACATGGTGCGCACCCGCGCCGCCGTTGTGCGCTCCATCCGCGAGAACTTCTTCCGCCGCGACTACCTGGAGCTGGAGACCCCCATGCTCCAGGTCATTCACGGCGGTGCGGCCGCGCGCCCGTTCATCACCCACATGAACGCCTTCGACATGGATCTCTACCTGCGCATCGCCACGGAGATCTACCTCAAGCGCGCCGTGGTCGGCGGCGTCGACCGCGTCTTCGAGATCAACCGCAACTTCCGCAATGAGGGTGCCGACTCCTCGCACTCCCCGGAGTTCACCGCCCTGGAGGCTTACGAGGCCTACTCCGACTACGACGGCATGGCCGAGCTGACCCGCAACCTCGTCCAGCAGGCGGCGCGCGACGCCTTCGGCCTGCCCGAGGGCGGGGAGGTCGTCACCCTGGCCGACGGCACCGAGTACGACCTGTCGGGCCAGTGGGACAAGATCGACCTCTACACCTCCGTCTCCGAGGCCCTCGGCGAGGAGATCACGGTGGAGACACCGCGCGAGCAGCTGGTCGCCCACGCCGAGAGGATCGGCCTGGAGGTCGACGACTACGCCGTGGCCGGCAAGGTCGTCGAGGACATCTTCGAAGAGCTCGTCGGCAACAAGCTGTGGGCCCCCACCTTCGTCTACGACTTCCCCGAGGACACCTCACCGCTGACCCGCTACCACCGCAGCAAGCCGGGCCTGACCGAGAAGTGGGACCTCTACGTGCGCGGCTTCGAGACCGCCACCGCCTACTCCGAGCTCGCCGACCCCGTGGTCCAGCGCGAGCGCTTCGAGGCCCAGGCCCTGGCGGCAGCCAAGGGCGACCCCGAGGCCATGGTCCTGGACGAGGACTTCCTCGTGGCCATGGAGCAGGGCTTCCCGCCGTCGGGCGGCATGGGCATGGGCATCGACCGCCTCCTCATGGTGCTCACCGGCCAGGGGATCCGCGAGACCATCACCTTCCCCCTGGTCAAGCGGAGCTGA
- a CDS encoding DivIVA domain-containing protein produces the protein MTLLTADDVLNVKFQVSSFKEGYNQDEVDEFLDEVTTTMRGLEERLGALREPASPSHRRAEILLTSGNVRSIRFATTRWSGYHIDEVDAFLAQVVAAMETLEAQLGNAFAGQPGTSAGVGGAYGADPAQSGYTSGGGRRDQRFSVRRGDRPA, from the coding sequence ATGACGCTACTGACAGCCGACGACGTTCTCAACGTGAAGTTCCAGGTCTCATCGTTCAAGGAGGGCTACAACCAGGACGAGGTCGACGAGTTCCTCGACGAGGTGACCACCACGATGCGCGGACTCGAGGAGCGACTCGGCGCCCTGAGAGAGCCCGCAAGCCCCTCGCACCGGCGGGCCGAGATCCTGTTGACGTCAGGCAACGTCAGGAGCATACGGTTCGCGACCACCAGGTGGTCGGGTTACCACATCGATGAGGTCGATGCCTTCCTTGCCCAGGTCGTCGCAGCCATGGAGACGCTTGAGGCGCAGCTGGGCAACGCATTCGCCGGCCAGCCCGGCACTAGCGCCGGAGTCGGTGGGGCCTACGGCGCCGACCCGGCCCAGAGCGGGTACACCTCGGGGGGGGGGCGCCGGGACCAGCGGTTCTCAGTGCGCCGAGGCGATCGCCCAGCGTGA
- the panD gene encoding aspartate 1-decarboxylase: MSARTRTMMTSKIHRATVTQADLDYVGSITVDIDLLEAADLLPGERVDICNCTNGNRLSTYVIPGERGAGEICVNGAAAHLVSPGDVVILIAYSQMSDAEARTYLPHVVFVDAANRIVERGADPGQVPADSAVARIQGLRPSGIPLADARA; this comes from the coding sequence ATGAGTGCCCGCACCCGGACGATGATGACGTCCAAGATCCACCGTGCCACCGTGACCCAGGCCGACCTCGACTACGTCGGCTCGATCACGGTGGACATCGACCTGCTCGAGGCCGCCGACCTGCTGCCCGGCGAGCGCGTCGACATCTGCAACTGCACCAACGGCAACCGCCTGTCCACCTACGTCATCCCCGGAGAGCGCGGCGCCGGCGAGATCTGCGTCAACGGCGCCGCCGCCCACCTGGTCAGCCCCGGCGACGTCGTCATCCTCATCGCCTACTCCCAGATGTCCGACGCCGAGGCCCGCACCTACCTGCCCCACGTCGTCTTCGTCGACGCGGCCAACCGGATCGTGGAGCGGGGCGCCGACCCCGGCCAGGTCCCGGCCGACTCCGCCGTCGCCCGCATCCAGGGGCTGCGTCCTTCCGGCATCCCCCTGGCCGACGCCCGCGCCTGA
- a CDS encoding PH domain-containing protein gives MTGPGSVPDAVPASGSTAAPVPASGHGCEPAPRPPAGGDPFAPDGVVFHPVSHRLITARLLGTGAVSTVLIIGFAIPGVLVSHAFFIPAAIAAILFIWQLWLIPRQVRAMGYALADNHLLWRHGVMFRSITVTPYGRMQFVDTSQGPLARWLGIAEVRLHTASARTDATINGLPVAEAENLRQVLSRRGEERMAGL, from the coding sequence ATGACCGGCCCAGGCTCCGTCCCCGACGCCGTCCCCGCCTCCGGCTCGACCGCAGCACCGGTTCCCGCCTCCGGTCACGGCTGTGAACCAGCCCCGCGCCCACCGGCCGGAGGCGACCCCTTCGCCCCCGACGGCGTCGTCTTCCACCCGGTCTCGCACCGCCTCATCACCGCCCGACTCCTGGGGACCGGCGCCGTCAGCACCGTCCTCATCATCGGCTTCGCCATCCCCGGCGTACTCGTCTCTCACGCGTTCTTCATCCCGGCGGCGATCGCCGCGATCCTGTTCATCTGGCAGCTCTGGCTCATCCCGCGCCAGGTGCGGGCCATGGGCTATGCCCTGGCGGACAACCACCTCCTGTGGCGCCACGGGGTCATGTTCCGTTCCATCACCGTCACCCCCTACGGGCGCATGCAGTTCGTGGACACCTCCCAGGGGCCGCTCGCCCGGTGGCTGGGCATCGCCGAGGTCAGGCTCCACACGGCCTCGGCCCGCACCGACGCCACGATCAACGGGCTGCCGGTCGCCGAGGCGGAGAACCTGCGCCAGGTCCTGTCCCGTCGCGGTGAGGAGAGGATGGCCGGACTGTGA
- a CDS encoding Rossmann-like and DUF2520 domain-containing protein, translating into MSEVGSTGPGMSSSEHSGTGAGRPGRLGVGIISAGRVGAVLGCALRAVEHQVVGVHAVSEDSRERAEMLLPGVPVLEVEEIVERAELVLLAVPDDALEPLVQGLADLGRWQPGQLVAHTSGRYGTAVLAPAQRCGAIPLAIHPAMTFSGFSTDVARLVGCPMAVTAPAAVLPIAQALVVELGGEPFVLEEPARPAYHAALAHGANHLLTVVTQAVRVLAAAGVENGAATLGPLLTAALDRALHEGEAGLTGPVSRGDAGTVAAHLEALGSLRDGEGGRLDDVVASYRQLAAATTERCEATGRLTAEQAQHLREALGS; encoded by the coding sequence ATGAGCGAGGTTGGCAGCACAGGGCCCGGCATGAGCAGCAGTGAACACAGCGGTACCGGTGCGGGACGGCCCGGCCGACTGGGCGTCGGCATCATTTCCGCCGGGCGCGTCGGGGCAGTCCTGGGCTGCGCGCTGCGGGCGGTGGAGCACCAGGTGGTCGGCGTCCACGCGGTCTCGGAGGACTCGCGCGAGCGCGCCGAGATGCTGCTGCCGGGTGTCCCGGTTCTGGAGGTCGAGGAGATCGTCGAGCGCGCCGAGCTCGTCCTGCTCGCCGTGCCGGACGACGCGCTCGAGCCGCTCGTCCAGGGGCTGGCGGACCTGGGCCGCTGGCAGCCGGGCCAGCTGGTGGCCCACACCTCGGGCCGTTACGGCACGGCTGTTCTGGCTCCCGCCCAGCGCTGCGGGGCGATCCCGCTGGCGATCCACCCGGCGATGACTTTCTCCGGGTTCTCCACGGATGTGGCCCGGCTCGTCGGCTGCCCGATGGCCGTGACCGCCCCGGCGGCGGTGCTGCCCATCGCCCAGGCGCTGGTGGTCGAGCTCGGCGGGGAGCCCTTCGTCCTGGAGGAGCCGGCGCGCCCGGCCTATCACGCGGCTCTCGCCCACGGCGCCAACCACCTGCTGACCGTGGTGACGCAGGCTGTGAGGGTCCTGGCGGCCGCCGGGGTCGAGAACGGGGCGGCCACGCTCGGCCCCCTGCTCACAGCGGCCCTCGACCGGGCCCTGCACGAGGGCGAGGCGGGACTGACCGGCCCGGTCTCCCGGGGCGACGCCGGGACGGTGGCCGCTCACCTGGAGGCGCTCGGCTCGCTGCGCGACGGCGAGGGCGGCAGGCTCGACGACGTCGTCGCCTCCTACCGGCAGCTGGCCGCCGCCACCACTGAGCGTTGCGAGGCCACCGGGCGCCTCACCGCCGAGCAGGCCCAGCACCTGCGCGAGGCCCTGGGCAGTTAG